From the genome of Globicephala melas chromosome 16, mGloMel1.2, whole genome shotgun sequence, one region includes:
- the RBM34 gene encoding RNA-binding protein 34 isoform X3, which produces MALEEKNKRKKKRSAREGENPEDGACGNLAGDYEVGQVASSLFSGKRPSRGSTGRLASLFGSLEPQLQPVYVPVPEETTKKRKRDEEEESSSQIQRPLLQEPAKKMKLKKKLSDADRKLANRENALASADLEEEIHQKQGKKRKNSQSGVKIADKEVLDDVDHTAVNQRKKIQTNQEERLKNERTVFVGNLPVTCNKKKLKSFFKEYGQIESVRFRSLIPAEGILSKKLAAIKRKIHPDQKNINAYVVFKDESAATKALERNGAQIADGFRVRVDLASETSSRDKRSVFVGNLPYTS; this is translated from the exons ATGGCCCTGGAAGAGAAGAACAAACGGAAGAAAAAGAGGAGTGCGCGGGAGGG AGAGAACCCGGAGGACGGCGCTTGTGGGAATCTGGCAGGAGACTATGAGGTTGGACAAGTCGCCAGTAGTTTATTCAGCGGCAAGCGGCCCTCCAGAGGCAGCACGGGTCGGCTGGCTTCCCTCTTCGGCTCTTTGGAGCCTCAGCTTCAACCCGTGTATGTGCCTGTTCCTGAA gaaaccACCAAAAAAAGGAAACGGGATGAGGAGGAAGAAAGTTCATCCCAAATCCAAAGACCGCTTTTGCAAGAACCtgccaaaaaaatgaaactgaagaaGAAACTGTCTGATGCAGACCGAAAGTTGGCAAACAG agaaaatgctttAGCAAGTGCTGATTTAGAAGAAGAAATTCACCagaaacaagggaagaaaaggaaaaattctcaATCTGGTGTTAAAATTGCCGATAAAGAAGTACTTGATGATGTAGATCACACAGCtgtaaatcaaagaaagaaaattcaaaccAACCAAGAAGAGAGATTAAAGAATGAGAGAACTGTGTTTGTTGGGAATTTGCCTGTCACCTGTAATAAGAAG aagctgaagtcattttttaaagagtaCGGACAGATAGAATCTGTACGATTTCGTTCTCTG atTCCAGCAGAGGGAATTTTGTCCAAAAAGTTGGCAGCAATAAA ACGTAAAATTCATCCTGATCAGAAAAATATTAACGCTTATGTTGTGTTTAAGGACGAGAGTGCTGCTACAAAAGCACTGGAAAG AAATGGGGCCCAAATTGCAGATGGATTTCGTGTTAGAGTGGATCTTGCATCTGAGACCTCATCT AGGGACAAGAGATCTGTATTTGTGGGGAATCTCCCATACA CTTCCTAA
- the RBM34 gene encoding RNA-binding protein 34 isoform X2, with product MALEEKNKRKKKRSAREGENPEDGACGNLAGDYEVGQVASSLFSGKRPSRGSTGRLASLFGSLEPQLQPVYVPVPEETTKKRKRDEEEESSSQIQRPLLQEPAKKMKLKKKLSDADRKLANRENALASADLEEEIHQKQGKKRKNSQSGVKIADKEVLDDVDHTAVNQRKKIQTNQEERLKNERTVFVGNLPVTCNKKIPAEGILSKKLAAIKRKIHPDQKNINAYVVFKDESAATKALERNGAQIADGFRVRVDLASETSSRDKRSVFVGNLPYKAEESAVEKHFLDCGNTVAVRIVRDQVTGASRGFGYVLFENTDAVHLALKLNNSELMGRKLRVMRSVHKEKLKQNSNPSLKNVSKPKQGPNFSSKNAQHSKTLFIGEKAVLMKKRKKGQKKSGRTKKQKKQK from the exons ATGGCCCTGGAAGAGAAGAACAAACGGAAGAAAAAGAGGAGTGCGCGGGAGGG AGAGAACCCGGAGGACGGCGCTTGTGGGAATCTGGCAGGAGACTATGAGGTTGGACAAGTCGCCAGTAGTTTATTCAGCGGCAAGCGGCCCTCCAGAGGCAGCACGGGTCGGCTGGCTTCCCTCTTCGGCTCTTTGGAGCCTCAGCTTCAACCCGTGTATGTGCCTGTTCCTGAA gaaaccACCAAAAAAAGGAAACGGGATGAGGAGGAAGAAAGTTCATCCCAAATCCAAAGACCGCTTTTGCAAGAACCtgccaaaaaaatgaaactgaagaaGAAACTGTCTGATGCAGACCGAAAGTTGGCAAACAG agaaaatgctttAGCAAGTGCTGATTTAGAAGAAGAAATTCACCagaaacaagggaagaaaaggaaaaattctcaATCTGGTGTTAAAATTGCCGATAAAGAAGTACTTGATGATGTAGATCACACAGCtgtaaatcaaagaaagaaaattcaaaccAACCAAGAAGAGAGATTAAAGAATGAGAGAACTGTGTTTGTTGGGAATTTGCCTGTCACCTGTAATAAGAAG atTCCAGCAGAGGGAATTTTGTCCAAAAAGTTGGCAGCAATAAA ACGTAAAATTCATCCTGATCAGAAAAATATTAACGCTTATGTTGTGTTTAAGGACGAGAGTGCTGCTACAAAAGCACTGGAAAG AAATGGGGCCCAAATTGCAGATGGATTTCGTGTTAGAGTGGATCTTGCATCTGAGACCTCATCT AGGGACAAGAGATCTGTATTTGTGGGGAATCTCCCATACA AAGCTGAAGAATCTGCGGTTGAGAAACACTTTCTGGACTGTGGGAACACTGTGGCTGTAAGGATCGTGCGGGATCAAGTTACAGGAGCCAGCAGAGGCTTTGGCTACGTGCTCTTTGAG AATACAGATGCTGTTCATCTTGCTCTGAAATTAAATAACTCTGAACTGATGGGAAGAAAACTCAGAGTCATGCGTTCTGtccataaagaaaaattaaaacaaaattcaaatccTAGTTTGAAGAATGTCAGTAAACCTAAGCAGGGAcctaatttttcttcaaaaaatgcacaacattctAAAACTTTGTTTATCGGAGAAAAAGCTGTTCtcatgaagaagagaaagaaaggacagaaGAAAAGTGGACGaactaagaaacagaaaaaacagaagtAG
- the RBM34 gene encoding RNA-binding protein 34 isoform X1, which yields MALEEKNKRKKKRSAREGENPEDGACGNLAGDYEVGQVASSLFSGKRPSRGSTGRLASLFGSLEPQLQPVYVPVPEETTKKRKRDEEEESSSQIQRPLLQEPAKKMKLKKKLSDADRKLANRENALASADLEEEIHQKQGKKRKNSQSGVKIADKEVLDDVDHTAVNQRKKIQTNQEERLKNERTVFVGNLPVTCNKKKLKSFFKEYGQIESVRFRSLIPAEGILSKKLAAIKRKIHPDQKNINAYVVFKDESAATKALERNGAQIADGFRVRVDLASETSSRDKRSVFVGNLPYKAEESAVEKHFLDCGNTVAVRIVRDQVTGASRGFGYVLFENTDAVHLALKLNNSELMGRKLRVMRSVHKEKLKQNSNPSLKNVSKPKQGPNFSSKNAQHSKTLFIGEKAVLMKKRKKGQKKSGRTKKQKKQK from the exons ATGGCCCTGGAAGAGAAGAACAAACGGAAGAAAAAGAGGAGTGCGCGGGAGGG AGAGAACCCGGAGGACGGCGCTTGTGGGAATCTGGCAGGAGACTATGAGGTTGGACAAGTCGCCAGTAGTTTATTCAGCGGCAAGCGGCCCTCCAGAGGCAGCACGGGTCGGCTGGCTTCCCTCTTCGGCTCTTTGGAGCCTCAGCTTCAACCCGTGTATGTGCCTGTTCCTGAA gaaaccACCAAAAAAAGGAAACGGGATGAGGAGGAAGAAAGTTCATCCCAAATCCAAAGACCGCTTTTGCAAGAACCtgccaaaaaaatgaaactgaagaaGAAACTGTCTGATGCAGACCGAAAGTTGGCAAACAG agaaaatgctttAGCAAGTGCTGATTTAGAAGAAGAAATTCACCagaaacaagggaagaaaaggaaaaattctcaATCTGGTGTTAAAATTGCCGATAAAGAAGTACTTGATGATGTAGATCACACAGCtgtaaatcaaagaaagaaaattcaaaccAACCAAGAAGAGAGATTAAAGAATGAGAGAACTGTGTTTGTTGGGAATTTGCCTGTCACCTGTAATAAGAAG aagctgaagtcattttttaaagagtaCGGACAGATAGAATCTGTACGATTTCGTTCTCTG atTCCAGCAGAGGGAATTTTGTCCAAAAAGTTGGCAGCAATAAA ACGTAAAATTCATCCTGATCAGAAAAATATTAACGCTTATGTTGTGTTTAAGGACGAGAGTGCTGCTACAAAAGCACTGGAAAG AAATGGGGCCCAAATTGCAGATGGATTTCGTGTTAGAGTGGATCTTGCATCTGAGACCTCATCT AGGGACAAGAGATCTGTATTTGTGGGGAATCTCCCATACA AAGCTGAAGAATCTGCGGTTGAGAAACACTTTCTGGACTGTGGGAACACTGTGGCTGTAAGGATCGTGCGGGATCAAGTTACAGGAGCCAGCAGAGGCTTTGGCTACGTGCTCTTTGAG AATACAGATGCTGTTCATCTTGCTCTGAAATTAAATAACTCTGAACTGATGGGAAGAAAACTCAGAGTCATGCGTTCTGtccataaagaaaaattaaaacaaaattcaaatccTAGTTTGAAGAATGTCAGTAAACCTAAGCAGGGAcctaatttttcttcaaaaaatgcacaacattctAAAACTTTGTTTATCGGAGAAAAAGCTGTTCtcatgaagaagagaaagaaaggacagaaGAAAAGTGGACGaactaagaaacagaaaaaacagaagtAG